In Zingiber officinale cultivar Zhangliang chromosome 3B, Zo_v1.1, whole genome shotgun sequence, a single window of DNA contains:
- the LOC121968606 gene encoding glycine-rich cell wall structural protein 2-like, whose protein sequence is MANRARIKFWAVAFIALVSFQLALAARSLTGAAAGGGGGGGGGGGGSGSGSGYGSGSGAGYGVGVGVGVGAAGGSVGGYGKGGGGGGGGGEGGGGGSGSGSGSGYGSGYGEGAGGGSAGGYGKGGGGGSGGGGGGGEGGGVGSGSGSGYGQGSGSGYGAGGGAGNAGGYGKGSGGGGGGGGGEGGGVGSGSGSGQGYGSGSGSGSGAGGAHGGGYGRGGGGGGGGGEGSGGGTGSGSGYGSGSGYGSGGGNGHN, encoded by the coding sequence ATGGCTAATAGAGCTCGCATTAAGTTTTGGGCTGTTGCCTTCATCGCCCTTGTGAGCTTCCAGCTTGCGTTGGCAGCTAGATCGCTCACCGGGGCTGCCGCAGGAGGTggcggtggaggtggaggtggaggcggAGGCTCTGGCAGTGGTTCCGGATATGGATCCGGGTCCGGCGCTGGATATGGTGTGGGTGTGGGTGTGGGTGTGGGTGCGGCTGGAGGGAGTGTCGGAGGGTACGGTAAAGGAGGCGGCGGTGGcggcggaggaggagaaggaggcggCGGTGGCTCTGGCTCTGGGTCCGGCAGCGGTTATGGGTCGGGATACGGTGAGGGCGCTGGAGGAGGAAGCGCCGGAGGGTATGGGAAAGGTGGTGGCGGCGGCAGCGGCGGCGGTGGAGGTGGGGGAGAAGGTGGAGGTGTAGGCTCCGGCTCCGGCTCTGGTTACGGGCAAGGATCTGGATCGGGTTACGGTGCGGGCGGTGGGGCTGGTAATGCCGGAGGATACGGAAAGGGAAGCGGCGGTGGAGGTGGTGGCGGCGGAGGAGAGGGCGGTGGTGTTGGGTCGGGATCGGGGTCCGGTCAGGGGTATGGATCTGGATCTGGATCTGGCTCCGGCGCGGGTGGTGCACATGGTGGTGGCTACGGTCGTGGCGGCGGCGGTGGAGGCGGCGGCGGTGAGGGATCAGGTGGCGGCACTGGCTCCGGCTCTGGCTACGGGTCTGGGTCTGGATACGGCAGCGGTGGCGGAAATGGCCATAATTAG